The Williamwhitmania sp. nucleotide sequence TTAACGCGCGTCTTGCAAAGGCAAGCCTCTCGAAGGTAGTAATTGAAAGAACCCTGAAACTTATCACTGTAACTGTCTACACCGCCCGACCAGGTATCATCATTGGTAAGGGAGGTCAGGAAGTGGACAAACTCAAGGAGGAGTTGAAGAAGATTACCCAGAAGGAGGTACAGATCAACATCTTCGAGGTTAAACGTCCTGAGTTGGATGCTACCATTGTGGCTTCCAATATCGCTCGCCAAATCGAAGGTCGTGTTTCCTACCGTCGTGCCATCAAAATGTCCATTGCATCTACAATGCGCATGGGCGCTGAAGGTATTAAGGTTGGAATTGCTGGTCGTCTTGGCGGTGCCGAAATGGCCCGAAGTGAGACCATCAAAGAGGGTAGAATTCCATTGCACACTTTCCGAGCCGATATTGACTATGCACTCGCTGAAGCCGTTACCAAGGTGGGTGTTATAGGTATTAAGGTTTGGATTTGCAACGGTGAAGTATACGGGAAGCGCGATTTGTCGCCAAACGTTGCTGCTGCCAGCCATCAACAAGGTGGACCTGCTAGTCATCCTGGAAGGGATAATGGCAACAACCGTCCCCGTGGAGGTGCCGGCGGTGGAGCCAGAAAAAGAAAAAGCAAGTAGCTAAACGCATAAAGGTACATAGAAATGTTACAGCCTAAGAAGACCAAGTTTAGGAGGATGCAAAAGGGCCGTATGAAAGGTATAGCCCAAAGAGGGAATCAGCTTGCTTTCGGTTCCTTCGGCATCAAAGGACTTGAAACGGCCTGGATTACAGGTCGTCAAATCGAAGCTGCTCGCCAAGCAGTGGTTCGCTACATGA carries:
- the rpsC gene encoding 30S ribosomal protein S3; translation: MGQKVNPIANRLGIIRGWDSSWYGGKNFSQKLVEDYKIREYLNARLAKASLSKVVIERTLKLITVTVYTARPGIIIGKGGQEVDKLKEELKKITQKEVQINIFEVKRPELDATIVASNIARQIEGRVSYRRAIKMSIASTMRMGAEGIKVGIAGRLGGAEMARSETIKEGRIPLHTFRADIDYALAEAVTKVGVIGIKVWICNGEVYGKRDLSPNVAAASHQQGGPASHPGRDNGNNRPRGGAGGGARKRKSK